One genomic region from Deinococcus roseus encodes:
- a CDS encoding SIS domain-containing protein, whose product MLDDHSRKELDTTNLHDLLAALPGSYAGPRKTLPAPYGAVGYEEGALPLRLTSFVDKSMVAQGTQFLLGNVHDPEGDDLVNIAEVSGAHVQRVGVSQSLKDLDYLVPTQPLSLYTYTQYLAHATGNGEEAEKADQALSVLAERCTFQVPTEQNPAKQMAWSLWTRTPLLLASRSHAPLISAWQHLLGRIGKSMSVPLEFEPLITLSGGFEARHESGDERVALVIGEADAEMQLAREILETRIDEIIPVLPPENLSEYARNLYLWYFGAWVSYYLALTYNQDPRDTKIADLLNAGFKPRADEDDSLN is encoded by the coding sequence ATGTTAGACGACCACAGCCGCAAAGAACTTGACACCACCAACTTGCATGACCTGCTGGCAGCACTGCCAGGCAGCTATGCGGGTCCCAGAAAAACCCTCCCCGCGCCTTATGGGGCCGTGGGGTACGAAGAAGGGGCATTGCCTTTGCGCCTCACCAGCTTTGTGGACAAGAGCATGGTGGCCCAGGGCACCCAGTTCCTGCTGGGCAACGTGCACGACCCGGAAGGGGACGATCTGGTCAACATCGCAGAGGTCAGCGGTGCCCATGTGCAGCGTGTGGGGGTCAGCCAGAGCCTGAAAGACCTGGATTACCTGGTGCCCACCCAGCCCCTGAGCCTCTACACCTACACCCAGTACCTCGCCCATGCCACGGGCAACGGTGAGGAAGCCGAGAAGGCCGATCAGGCCCTGTCCGTGCTGGCCGAACGCTGCACTTTTCAGGTGCCCACCGAGCAGAATCCTGCCAAGCAAATGGCCTGGTCCCTGTGGACCCGCACCCCACTGTTGCTGGCATCCAGGAGCCATGCTCCTTTGATTTCTGCATGGCAGCACCTGCTGGGTCGCATTGGGAAGTCCATGAGTGTGCCTCTGGAGTTTGAACCCCTGATCACCCTTTCGGGAGGTTTTGAAGCCCGCCATGAGTCTGGTGATGAGCGTGTGGCCCTGGTCATTGGTGAGGCCGATGCAGAAATGCAACTGGCCCGCGAAATCCTGGAGACCCGCATCGACGAGATCATCCCAGTGCTGCCTCCAGAGAACCTGAGCGAATACGCCCGCAACCTGTACCTGTGGTATTTCGGGGCGTGGGTCAGTTATTATCTGGCCCTGACGTACAATCAGGATCCCAGAGACACCAAAATTGCCGACCTGCTGAATGCAGGATTCAAGCCGAGGGCCGATGAGGATGATTCGTTGAACTGA
- a CDS encoding GNAT family N-acetyltransferase → MTLRIRLYCPDDLDALYDICLKTGNNGEDGTRLYRDPKVLGHYYAAPYGVLHPETCLVLEDEQGTCGYIVGTPDSQVFEERTEKEWWPALRNQYPLPDPTDQSPDARMIRAIHNGCPARQEAQLFPAHLHIDLLPRAQGGGNGKRLMLAFLQVLRNQGVKGVHLGVSKDNPRAVAFYHRMGFEVVREHEYGYQLGMHLAPQSES, encoded by the coding sequence ATGACCCTGCGCATTCGCCTTTACTGCCCTGATGATCTGGATGCCCTGTATGACATCTGCCTGAAGACAGGCAACAACGGTGAAGACGGCACCCGCCTGTACCGGGATCCGAAAGTGCTCGGGCACTATTATGCTGCTCCTTATGGTGTGCTGCATCCCGAAACCTGTCTGGTTCTGGAAGATGAACAGGGAACCTGTGGCTACATTGTGGGAACGCCAGATTCCCAGGTGTTTGAGGAGCGCACTGAAAAAGAGTGGTGGCCTGCTCTGAGAAACCAGTACCCATTGCCTGACCCGACAGACCAGAGCCCAGATGCCCGCATGATTCGCGCCATCCACAATGGCTGCCCGGCCCGCCAGGAAGCCCAGCTCTTTCCTGCCCACCTGCACATTGATTTGCTGCCCAGAGCACAGGGAGGTGGCAACGGCAAACGGCTGATGCTGGCCTTTTTGCAGGTGCTCAGGAACCAGGGTGTGAAAGGGGTGCACCTGGGGGTCTCCAAAGACAACCCCCGTGCTGTGGCTTTTTACCACCGCATGGGATTTGAGGTGGTCCGTGAGCACGAATACGGTTATCAGCTGGGGATGCACCTTGCACCACAATCCGAGTCCTGA
- a CDS encoding (4Fe-4S)-binding protein: MAQRDYEAEDIIVHWNSEICQHSGICARGLAAVFQPKERPWIKVENGTSQEISEVIDRCPSKALAYTLK; encoded by the coding sequence ATGGCCCAGCGAGATTACGAAGCAGAAGACATCATCGTGCACTGGAACAGCGAGATCTGCCAGCATTCCGGCATTTGCGCCAGAGGCCTTGCTGCAGTGTTCCAGCCAAAAGAACGCCCCTGGATCAAAGTTGAAAACGGCACATCCCAGGAGATCAGCGAGGTCATTGACCGCTGTCCTTCAAAGGCACTGGCTTACACGTTGAAGTAG
- the hisG gene encoding ATP phosphoribosyltransferase — protein MSELLQIPDGMTLTLALPKGRVMETGIELLQKAGLPLSIPEKSRLLRHYFGPITLLELRNSDVPTFVDLGVADAGIVGKDVLLEAGRDIFEPLDLRYGRCRMSLIREKGANGPINRVASKYPRVAAQYLREKGSAAEVVKLNGNIELACLTGLADAVVDIVETGSTLRANNLEEIETIAESSARFVVARSSLKLKRAVLRPLIHRLSELV, from the coding sequence ATGAGTGAACTTTTGCAGATCCCCGATGGCATGACCCTGACCCTCGCCCTCCCCAAAGGAAGGGTGATGGAAACCGGAATTGAACTCCTGCAAAAAGCAGGGCTTCCCCTCTCCATTCCTGAAAAAAGCCGCCTGCTGAGGCATTATTTTGGTCCCATCACCCTGCTGGAACTGCGCAACAGCGATGTGCCCACTTTTGTGGACCTGGGGGTGGCAGATGCAGGCATTGTGGGCAAAGACGTGCTGCTGGAAGCAGGCCGGGACATTTTCGAGCCCCTGGACCTCAGGTATGGCCGTTGCCGCATGTCCCTGATCCGTGAAAAAGGAGCCAATGGCCCCATCAACCGGGTGGCCAGCAAGTACCCCCGTGTTGCAGCCCAGTACCTGCGGGAAAAAGGCTCTGCTGCCGAGGTGGTCAAATTGAATGGCAACATCGAACTGGCCTGCCTGACCGGTCTGGCCGATGCCGTGGTGGACATTGTGGAGACCGGCAGCACCCTCAGGGCCAACAACCTGGAAGAAATTGAGACCATTGCAGAATCCAGTGCCCGTTTTGTGGTGGCCCGCAGCAGCCTGAAGCTCAAACGTGCAGTGCTCAGGCCCCTGATTCATCGGCTGTCTGAGCTGGTTTAG
- a CDS encoding class I SAM-dependent methyltransferase codes for MTEAIRAYNDPERARKYHTQRAFDPPRKARMFEVMLDILQALLPSGGKVLELGAGTGDFSKVLLDSGFFSQIQVTDGAEEMLSLARQDLHSEQVTFQLLDFTKPWTAPEPLDAMVSSMALHHAPDKLFTVQQAFQNLRPGGVLLIGDHVAGATPQTHHLIALERARVKQVPAEEVPDWVEQDQEAQARQGNICEPLDVYLSVLQQAGFLHVDCLWRDYWMAVFLAVKPYE; via the coding sequence ATGACCGAAGCCATCCGTGCTTACAACGACCCGGAACGCGCCAGAAAATACCACACCCAGCGGGCTTTTGATCCTCCCCGCAAGGCCCGCATGTTTGAAGTGATGCTGGACATCCTGCAGGCTCTGCTTCCTTCAGGAGGCAAAGTGCTGGAACTCGGAGCAGGAACCGGAGATTTCAGCAAGGTGCTGCTGGATTCTGGGTTCTTTTCCCAGATCCAGGTGACCGATGGAGCAGAGGAGATGCTTTCCCTGGCGAGGCAGGACCTCCATTCAGAGCAGGTGACTTTTCAATTGCTGGATTTTACGAAACCCTGGACAGCACCAGAGCCCCTGGATGCCATGGTGAGCAGCATGGCCCTGCACCATGCCCCGGACAAGCTGTTCACTGTGCAGCAGGCTTTTCAGAACCTCAGGCCAGGTGGTGTGCTCTTGATCGGAGATCATGTGGCAGGCGCAACCCCCCAGACCCACCACCTGATTGCCCTGGAACGGGCCAGGGTCAAACAGGTTCCAGCAGAAGAGGTGCCAGACTGGGTGGAACAGGACCAGGAGGCCCAGGCCAGACAGGGCAACATCTGCGAGCCTCTAGACGTTTACCTGTCCGTGTTGCAACAGGCAGGCTTCTTGCACGTAGACTGTCTATGGCGAGATTACTGGATGGCTGTGTTCCTTGCCGTGAAACCTTATGAGTGA
- a CDS encoding ATP phosphoribosyltransferase regulatory subunit, translated as MPIIPDGTRFVLPPEWEWRESLKHNIQEVFSTWGYQAVQTPALEIHDPSHPLSDRAFKLVDRDGMVLALRSEYTTAVGKLIRTDLSSQPFPIRLQYAGSLWLRSMSSELGRMREFTQVGAELVGVSSPRADAELIMMALDALNRLGVRHELELGHPGFVHSVLEETGLPEDSLNVLHNIIDRKATPELRSELEKQGIRGSLEDRILCLPDLYGGIEILDEALELARNDTAREAVEHVREVVNLTGREDHLLDLGMSRRYSYYTGLTFRAYTPDFGLPLLGGGRYDSGIPGAGFAIGLERVMAALGNPPGRTEPQALALDFASAEQARQDGYRTEFFLDTTLEAALLYAKERGIGLVYSSEGVTQVE; from the coding sequence TTGCCCATCATTCCTGACGGAACGCGTTTTGTGCTCCCCCCCGAGTGGGAGTGGCGTGAGTCTCTGAAACACAACATCCAGGAGGTGTTCAGCACCTGGGGTTACCAGGCTGTGCAAACCCCTGCCCTGGAAATCCATGATCCCAGCCATCCGCTTTCTGACCGGGCTTTTAAACTGGTGGATCGCGACGGCATGGTGCTGGCCCTGCGCAGCGAATACACCACAGCTGTGGGAAAACTCATTCGCACGGACCTTTCCAGTCAGCCTTTTCCCATCCGACTGCAATATGCAGGTTCCCTGTGGCTGAGGTCCATGAGCAGCGAACTGGGACGCATGCGTGAATTCACCCAGGTGGGTGCTGAACTTGTGGGGGTGTCTTCCCCCAGAGCCGATGCCGAGCTGATCATGATGGCCCTGGACGCCCTGAACAGGCTGGGGGTGCGCCATGAACTGGAGCTGGGCCATCCAGGTTTTGTGCACAGCGTGCTGGAAGAAACCGGCCTCCCCGAGGACAGCCTGAATGTGCTGCACAACATCATCGACCGCAAAGCCACCCCGGAATTGCGGTCAGAGCTGGAAAAGCAGGGCATCAGAGGCAGTCTGGAAGATCGCATCCTGTGCCTCCCGGACCTTTACGGGGGCATTGAAATTCTGGATGAGGCCCTGGAACTTGCCAGAAATGACACGGCCAGAGAAGCTGTGGAGCACGTGCGCGAAGTGGTGAACCTGACCGGCAGGGAAGACCACCTGCTGGATCTGGGCATGTCCAGACGCTACAGCTATTACACGGGCCTCACTTTCCGGGCCTACACCCCCGATTTTGGACTTCCCCTGCTGGGTGGAGGCCGCTACGACTCGGGCATTCCCGGAGCCGGTTTTGCCATCGGTCTGGAACGGGTGATGGCTGCCCTGGGGAACCCTCCAGGCCGCACCGAGCCCCAGGCCCTGGCACTGGATTTTGCTTCTGCAGAACAGGCCAGACAGGACGGATACCGCACCGAGTTCTTTCTGGACACCACCTTGGAAGCGGCTTTGCTGTACGCGAAGGAACGGGGCATTGGGCTGGTGTATTCCAGCGAAGGTGTGACGCAGGTGGAGTAA